A window of the Paenibacillus woosongensis genome harbors these coding sequences:
- a CDS encoding putative sporulation protein YtxC codes for MDFFTISTNVASAASASQFAEYMQRLTKGLHKGSISSGFVYMPEHARAEWSISLKPRKGSQSAWSKITLELANAVAEYVVDVKEPGIVRKILTKNYELDESEKQAIEAIYRRFLTAEEGQAEARNARIMLVEAAFLQMLEQQEALDLDGFITFRLQDYGLKLREMIDYAVEEFLLDKQYEDFIALLQYFVYFQEPLTPFIHVMHKRGSEFVILNEGLNQIEVSSGDVVMRLADQELQMENMIVSTLISLSPERILLHTCEPEALAIKTIRQIFGERVELCLRCPQCKDFLQETRQRDQVK; via the coding sequence CGGTTGACCAAGGGTTTACATAAAGGGAGCATCAGCTCCGGATTTGTATATATGCCCGAACACGCTAGAGCGGAATGGAGCATTAGCCTTAAGCCGAGAAAAGGCTCCCAGTCCGCATGGAGTAAGATAACGCTTGAATTGGCTAACGCTGTCGCGGAGTATGTCGTTGATGTTAAGGAGCCGGGAATTGTCCGCAAAATTCTCACGAAGAATTATGAACTCGATGAAAGCGAAAAGCAGGCCATAGAAGCGATATATCGCAGGTTTCTAACCGCGGAAGAAGGACAGGCCGAGGCTAGAAATGCGCGAATTATGCTTGTCGAAGCAGCGTTTCTGCAAATGCTCGAGCAGCAGGAAGCGCTTGATCTTGACGGTTTTATCACCTTTAGGCTGCAGGATTACGGGTTGAAGCTGCGCGAAATGATTGATTACGCGGTGGAGGAGTTTTTGCTCGACAAGCAGTATGAGGATTTTATCGCGCTGCTGCAATACTTCGTGTATTTTCAGGAGCCGCTTACGCCGTTTATTCACGTTATGCACAAGCGAGGCAGCGAATTCGTCATCTTGAACGAAGGGTTAAACCAAATTGAAGTTTCGTCCGGAGACGTCGTCATGCGCCTGGCGGATCAGGAGCTGCAGATGGAAAATATGATCGTCAGCACGCTGATATCCTTGTCTCCGGAACGTATTCTTCTGCACACCTGTGAACCGGAAGCTTTGGCGATAAAGACGATCCGGCAAATTTTTGGGGAAAGAGTGGAGCTCTGCCTGCGTTGTCCGCAGTGCAAGGATTTCCTGCAGGAAACGAGGCAGCGCGATCAGGTTAAGTAA
- the thrS gene encoding threonine--tRNA ligase, producing the protein MAVSISLPDGSVREYADGSTLEDVAASISSGLRKNALAGKLNGSAVDLSTRLKDGAAVEIITPDSKEGLEIMRHSTAHLLAQAVKRLFGNKEVKLGIGPVIEDGFYYDMDLEHPINPEDLQKIEKEMERIIGENLPITRREVSREEAVAIFTELGDPYKLELIRDLPEDSVLSIYDQGEFFDLCRGPHVPSTGKIKSFKLLSVAGAYWRGNSDNKMLQRIYGTAFFKKADLDQHLHMLEEAKKRDHRKLGKELSIFTFSNLVGQGLPIWLPKGATLRRTLERYIVDIEERLGYQHVYTPVLGNVELYKTSGHWEHYQEDMFPQMVMDNEELVLRPMNCPHHMMVYKSEMHSYRDLPIRIAELGMQHRYEMSGALTGLHRVRAMTLNDAHIFCRLDQIKDEFKRVLALIRQVYKDFGINDYRFRLSYRDPEDTEKYFKDDNMWNTAQRMLREVVEEEGLPFFEAEGEAAFYGPKLDVQIKTALGKEETLSTVQIDFLLPERFELEYVGDDGAKHRPVVLHRGILGTMERFTAFLLENFAGNLPLWLAPVQAKVIPVSSNFEAYAREVEEKLLAGRIRAESDLRNEKLGYKIREAQLEKIPYMFVVGENEQREGTVSVRKRGEGDLGAKSLDEVISMLQDDIQNHKI; encoded by the coding sequence GTGGCAGTATCAATTTCATTACCGGACGGCTCAGTTCGGGAGTATGCAGACGGAAGCACTCTGGAGGATGTGGCGGCATCGATCAGCAGCGGCCTGCGCAAAAATGCGCTCGCGGGAAAGCTGAACGGTTCAGCCGTTGACCTGAGTACGAGATTAAAAGACGGCGCAGCGGTCGAAATCATTACGCCGGATTCCAAGGAAGGCCTTGAAATCATGCGGCACAGCACGGCTCATCTTCTGGCGCAAGCGGTCAAGCGGCTGTTTGGCAACAAGGAAGTCAAGCTGGGCATCGGTCCGGTCATCGAAGACGGTTTCTATTACGATATGGACCTGGAGCATCCGATCAATCCAGAGGATCTGCAGAAGATCGAGAAGGAAATGGAACGGATTATCGGCGAGAATCTGCCGATTACGCGCCGTGAAGTGAGCCGCGAGGAAGCGGTGGCGATTTTTACGGAGCTGGGCGATCCTTATAAATTAGAGCTTATTCGCGATTTGCCTGAGGACAGCGTACTGTCCATTTACGATCAAGGCGAATTCTTCGATTTATGCCGCGGGCCGCATGTGCCGTCTACGGGCAAAATTAAATCGTTCAAGCTGCTGAGCGTGGCGGGAGCCTACTGGCGCGGCAACAGCGACAATAAAATGCTGCAGCGTATATACGGTACGGCCTTCTTCAAAAAAGCCGACCTGGATCAGCATTTGCATATGCTCGAGGAAGCCAAAAAACGCGATCACCGCAAGCTCGGCAAAGAGCTGAGCATCTTCACCTTCTCGAATCTCGTAGGCCAAGGTCTGCCGATCTGGCTGCCAAAGGGCGCAACCTTGCGCCGCACGCTGGAAAGATACATCGTTGATATCGAGGAGCGCCTGGGATACCAGCACGTGTACACTCCAGTGCTCGGTAACGTGGAGCTCTATAAAACTTCCGGCCACTGGGAGCATTACCAAGAGGACATGTTCCCGCAAATGGTTATGGACAATGAGGAGCTTGTGCTTCGGCCGATGAACTGTCCGCACCATATGATGGTGTATAAGAGCGAGATGCACAGCTACCGCGATCTGCCAATCCGCATCGCCGAGCTTGGCATGCAGCATCGTTATGAAATGTCGGGCGCGCTGACTGGCCTGCATCGCGTGCGGGCGATGACGCTGAACGATGCACACATTTTCTGCCGGTTGGATCAGATTAAAGACGAGTTCAAACGCGTGCTCGCCTTGATCAGACAAGTTTACAAAGATTTCGGCATTAACGATTACCGGTTCCGCTTGTCCTATCGTGATCCAGAGGATACCGAGAAATATTTCAAGGACGATAATATGTGGAACACGGCACAGCGCATGCTGCGCGAGGTCGTCGAGGAGGAAGGTCTGCCGTTCTTCGAGGCGGAAGGCGAAGCCGCCTTCTATGGACCGAAGCTGGATGTACAAATCAAAACGGCTCTTGGCAAGGAAGAGACTTTATCCACCGTGCAAATCGACTTCCTGCTCCCAGAGCGCTTTGAGCTCGAATATGTCGGTGATGACGGCGCCAAGCACCGTCCGGTCGTATTGCACCGCGGCATTCTCGGCACGATGGAACGCTTCACGGCCTTCCTGCTGGAGAATTTTGCAGGCAATCTTCCGCTCTGGCTCGCTCCAGTGCAAGCGAAGGTCATTCCGGTATCCAGCAATTTCGAAGCCTATGCGCGCGAAGTAGAGGAAAAGCTGCTTGCCGGCAGAATTCGGGCCGAAAGCGATCTTCGCAACGAGAAGCTGGGATACAAAATCCGCGAAGCCCAGCTGGAGAAAATACCTTATATGTTCGTTGTCGGCGAGAACGAGCAAAGGGAAGGAACCGTCTCCGTGCGTAAACGCGGCGAAGGCGATCTCGGTGCGAAGTCGCTGGACGAAGTCATTTCCATGCTGCAGGACGATATTCAGAACCATAAGATATAG
- a CDS encoding 3D domain-containing protein: protein MNTFKTTAILARQGVIPQPVYITSSSEQHDKRAGANAGEKTAKAKFQTVKVVATGYTAGYESTGKRPNHPGYGITYSGVKVRRDKDTISTIAADLKVFPLGTILYIPGYGYGVVADKGSAIKGNKIDLYFTTTKQVFKEWGKKEVEVQVIRKGTGKLTEEMFRELGKALEVNKEIPEDIWDEAI, encoded by the coding sequence ATGAACACGTTTAAGACGACTGCGATCCTAGCTCGGCAGGGAGTTATTCCACAGCCGGTATATATTACAAGCTCATCGGAGCAGCACGATAAAAGAGCGGGCGCCAATGCTGGAGAAAAGACGGCCAAAGCGAAATTTCAAACGGTAAAAGTGGTAGCTACCGGTTATACGGCGGGTTATGAATCTACAGGCAAACGGCCCAATCACCCGGGATACGGCATCACTTATTCCGGAGTCAAGGTGCGCAGGGACAAGGATACCATTTCGACCATCGCCGCCGATTTAAAAGTGTTTCCGCTCGGGACGATTTTGTATATCCCAGGTTATGGATACGGTGTTGTAGCCGATAAGGGATCAGCGATCAAAGGAAACAAGATCGATCTGTATTTTACGACGACCAAGCAGGTATTTAAAGAATGGGGCAAAAAGGAAGTCGAGGTGCAGGTGATCCGTAAAGGCACGGGCAAGCTGACGGAGGAGATGTTCCGCGAGCTGGGTAAGGCGCTTGAGGTGAATAAGGAAATTCCCGAGGATATTTGGGACGAGGCGATTTGA
- the liaF gene encoding cell wall-active antibiotics response protein LiaF: protein MKNDMSGRIFGGLVLIGVGVVFLLNQLGYTDISLGYLFSTYWPVFLIMAGILQLVNRERGDSNFVWSLVLIVLGVYFLGRNMGFLDIAASDFFKMFIPVMLIIFGLSILFKPRDRREKKEELPPIPPPPVDNPFETPIDPAFHPEMESPLDKIFGTPNKADAQFGEKPQDKKMNYDTFHGSSTKSGKREVITKAGFIGDVHLGQDYFQLQPMNISHFIGDTIIDLTKAQIPYGETKINVSAFIGDVKVFIPEDMDIGITATSSALIGDLKVLSQKRGGFLSNVNAQSPHYGEAGKRIKLVVSVFVGDVKVNMVG from the coding sequence ATGAAAAACGACATGTCAGGCCGAATCTTCGGAGGACTTGTGCTTATTGGAGTCGGCGTCGTCTTTTTGCTGAATCAGCTCGGCTACACCGATATTAGTCTCGGCTATTTGTTTTCCACCTATTGGCCCGTATTTTTGATTATGGCCGGAATATTGCAGCTTGTGAACAGGGAGCGTGGCGACTCCAACTTCGTTTGGAGCCTAGTTCTGATCGTATTAGGCGTGTACTTCCTGGGCAGAAATATGGGATTTCTCGATATTGCTGCATCCGATTTCTTCAAAATGTTTATCCCGGTCATGCTCATTATATTCGGTCTATCCATTCTGTTTAAACCGAGGGATCGCCGGGAGAAAAAAGAGGAGCTGCCTCCTATACCGCCGCCCCCGGTAGATAATCCATTTGAGACGCCGATCGATCCGGCCTTTCATCCGGAAATGGAATCGCCGCTTGATAAAATCTTTGGTACGCCGAACAAGGCTGACGCGCAGTTTGGTGAGAAGCCGCAGGACAAGAAGATGAACTATGATACTTTTCACGGCAGCAGTACGAAATCCGGGAAGCGGGAAGTGATTACAAAAGCCGGGTTTATTGGCGACGTTCATCTCGGACAGGATTATTTTCAATTGCAGCCCATGAATATTTCGCATTTCATTGGAGATACGATCATCGATTTGACGAAAGCGCAAATCCCCTACGGGGAAACCAAAATCAATGTATCGGCATTTATCGGCGACGTGAAGGTATTCATTCCGGAGGATATGGATATCGGCATTACTGCCACCTCCAGCGCGCTCATTGGCGACCTGAAGGTGCTCTCGCAAAAGCGCGGAGGCTTCTTAAGCAACGTAAATGCCCAGTCGCCGCATTACGGGGAGGCTGGCAAGCGGATTAAACTGGTCGTCAGCGTGTTCGTCGGCGACGTAAAAGTAAACATGGTGGGCTGA
- a CDS encoding sensor histidine kinase, with amino-acid sequence MIVQRILKNTKWELLLYFLLTGSLTAVALYVGSIFGAVLVIDPRVWIYIIAGILVFILIIGYIAGQRIQRRLDYLHLNMLQVAKGNLAVRMPDTADQTFSGVYQEFNNMTEAVEKKMKLLQQFGEQEVIEKEQAAEIAVLEERRRLARDLHDTVSQQLFAIHMAASSLPKVLEMNEAQAKTVLDQLIQMSNMAQKQMRSLIAQLRPMELVGKTLAEALDQWFPDYCRQNGLRGMKDMDLQGDLSEAKEHQLFLIVQEAMANIVKHSGAKLVSLSLREGPRQVVLSISDDGQGFFSNGAQKQGSYGLTTMKERAEKLGGNVEIISKPGAGTTIRVHIPKFEEE; translated from the coding sequence ATGATCGTGCAGCGTATATTAAAAAATACAAAATGGGAGCTGCTGCTCTACTTCCTGTTGACAGGGAGCCTGACGGCAGTGGCTCTCTATGTCGGCTCGATCTTCGGAGCTGTCCTCGTGATTGATCCTCGGGTATGGATTTACATCATCGCGGGGATTCTTGTGTTTATTCTGATTATCGGATATATCGCCGGACAGCGCATACAGCGGCGGCTGGATTACCTGCATTTGAACATGCTTCAGGTAGCAAAGGGAAATCTGGCGGTTCGCATGCCGGATACGGCTGACCAGACGTTTTCCGGCGTCTACCAGGAATTTAACAATATGACAGAGGCCGTCGAGAAGAAGATGAAGCTGCTCCAGCAGTTCGGAGAGCAGGAAGTGATCGAGAAGGAGCAGGCTGCGGAGATCGCGGTGCTGGAGGAGCGAAGAAGGCTTGCACGCGATTTGCACGACACGGTAAGCCAGCAGTTGTTCGCGATTCATATGGCGGCTTCCTCTTTGCCGAAGGTATTGGAAATGAACGAAGCCCAGGCGAAGACGGTGCTGGACCAGTTGATTCAAATGTCCAACATGGCTCAGAAACAGATGCGTTCGCTCATTGCGCAGCTGCGGCCGATGGAGCTGGTGGGCAAGACACTTGCTGAGGCGCTGGATCAGTGGTTTCCAGATTATTGCCGGCAGAACGGGCTGCGGGGTATGAAGGACATGGATTTGCAGGGCGATTTATCCGAGGCCAAGGAGCACCAGCTGTTCTTGATCGTCCAAGAGGCGATGGCGAATATCGTCAAGCACTCCGGGGCCAAGCTGGTCAGCTTGTCGCTGAGGGAAGGGCCGCGGCAGGTCGTACTGAGCATTAGCGACGATGGACAAGGCTTCTTCAGCAACGGAGCACAGAAGCAGGGTTCATACGGGCTTACGACGATGAAAGAACGCGCGGAGAAGCTCGGCGGCAATGTCGAGATTATTAGCAAGCCGGGGGCAGGGACGACGATTCGCGTTCATATTCCAAAGTTTGAAGAAGAGTAG
- a CDS encoding response regulator, translating to MSDKKIRVMIVDDHDMVRMGLKTYLMLDPGFEVVAEASDGDQVVKLLDQGIEGGLPDIVLMDLMMPSMNGAEATKEVLGRYPEIKIVILTSFLEDDLVVQAIESGAVSYVLKTVSAAELIYALQGAYRGMPVMTGDVAQALTRGLRQRTVQGDDSGMTEREKEVLMLIAEGKSNKDIAEELHISIKTVKTHVSNLLMKCELEDRTQLAIYAHRQGWVTGF from the coding sequence ATGAGCGACAAGAAAATCAGAGTAATGATCGTGGATGATCATGATATGGTGCGCATGGGCCTCAAAACATATTTAATGCTTGATCCGGGCTTTGAGGTCGTAGCGGAGGCCAGCGATGGCGATCAGGTTGTCAAGCTGCTGGATCAAGGCATCGAGGGCGGGCTGCCGGATATCGTCCTGATGGACTTGATGATGCCCTCCATGAACGGGGCTGAAGCGACGAAGGAGGTGCTGGGCCGATATCCGGAAATAAAGATCGTTATCCTGACGAGCTTTCTCGAGGATGATCTTGTCGTTCAGGCGATTGAATCGGGTGCGGTCAGCTATGTGCTGAAGACGGTTTCGGCCGCCGAGCTCATTTATGCCTTGCAGGGAGCATATCGGGGCATGCCCGTTATGACTGGAGACGTCGCCCAGGCGCTAACGCGCGGGCTACGCCAGCGCACCGTGCAGGGTGATGATTCCGGCATGACCGAGCGGGAGAAGGAAGTTCTGATGCTGATTGCCGAAGGAAAGAGCAATAAAGACATCGCCGAGGAGCTTCACATCAGCATCAAGACCGTGAAGACCCATGTCAGCAATCTGCTGATGAAATGCGAGCTGGAGGATCGGACACAGCTGGCGATTTATGCCCACCGGCAAGGATGGGTGACAGGTTTCTAG
- a CDS encoding S1C family serine protease encodes MDDQKNKPGQGFGENGNDKPQQTPESGSSSSYYYSYGPFQSYGKNGEKSGQGPSYERRQPEEVEITRPQPVKPIPTSSFTSYNSTEGSPGAFGGSGTGNSAPPAARNNNWQYNERPKRSSFKSVLAGMLAGMLILTGAMVFADRTNLFTPESAAHVPAATAPESKTAAGDGGSSSKTSTAVFPMTNPGDVTSVVQQASPAVVKIETLVKAGRQSQRSQSNDPFYRFFFGDDLYGNNGGGSGGGSSSNSNQLVPTGIGSGFIFDKTGYILTNEHVVHNADIVQVTLQDSEKPYEAKVLGTSYELDLAVLKIEGDSNFPSIPLGNSDNTQVGEWLVAIGNPQGFDHTVTAGVLSAKERGGIRIAGENGEKDREYEHLLQTDASINPGNSGGPLLNLNGEVVGINVAVSSDAQGIGFAIPTSTVSEVLDKLKNNEEIPKKPVPFIGATLMTMTDEVAKQMGTDVKEGSVVSDIVYKSPAYNADLRPYDIITGADGKKFVTKEDLIAYIQKQTVGTVVTFNIVRDGKNIDLKVTIGDKNEFPNLQQ; translated from the coding sequence ATGGACGATCAAAAAAATAAACCGGGTCAAGGCTTTGGAGAGAACGGAAATGACAAACCGCAGCAAACTCCGGAGTCCGGCTCGTCCTCTTCATATTACTATTCATACGGACCTTTTCAATCCTATGGCAAAAACGGCGAGAAATCCGGGCAAGGCCCATCCTACGAGCGCCGTCAGCCGGAGGAGGTAGAAATCACCAGGCCGCAGCCAGTAAAGCCAATCCCTACATCTTCTTTTACGAGCTATAATTCTACGGAAGGCTCGCCTGGCGCATTTGGCGGCAGCGGTACGGGAAATTCGGCACCGCCAGCAGCAAGAAACAACAACTGGCAGTACAATGAACGGCCGAAGCGCTCGTCCTTCAAATCGGTATTGGCGGGCATGCTGGCAGGCATGCTGATTCTGACCGGAGCGATGGTGTTCGCAGACCGGACCAATCTGTTCACGCCTGAATCAGCAGCGCATGTTCCAGCGGCAACGGCACCGGAATCCAAGACGGCGGCAGGAGACGGCGGCTCATCATCCAAGACTTCGACAGCTGTCTTCCCGATGACAAATCCCGGCGACGTTACCAGTGTCGTGCAGCAGGCTAGTCCTGCAGTCGTGAAGATCGAGACTCTCGTTAAAGCCGGCAGACAAAGCCAGCGGAGCCAAAGCAACGATCCGTTCTACCGCTTCTTCTTCGGCGACGACCTGTATGGAAACAATGGAGGCGGCAGCGGCGGGGGCAGCTCCTCCAATTCGAACCAGCTGGTGCCAACCGGTATCGGATCCGGCTTCATCTTCGATAAGACGGGTTACATTCTGACGAACGAGCACGTCGTGCATAATGCCGATATCGTTCAGGTAACACTTCAGGACAGTGAGAAGCCTTATGAAGCGAAGGTGCTTGGTACAAGCTATGAGCTTGATCTTGCCGTGCTCAAGATCGAAGGCGACAGCAATTTTCCTTCCATTCCGCTCGGCAACTCCGACAACACGCAAGTAGGCGAATGGCTGGTAGCGATCGGCAACCCGCAGGGCTTTGACCATACCGTTACGGCAGGGGTTCTGAGCGCCAAGGAAAGAGGCGGTATCCGCATCGCTGGCGAGAATGGCGAGAAGGACCGGGAATACGAGCATTTGCTGCAAACCGATGCATCGATCAATCCGGGGAACTCTGGAGGGCCGCTGCTGAACCTGAACGGGGAAGTTGTGGGAATTAACGTGGCGGTGAGCTCCGATGCTCAAGGGATCGGATTCGCGATTCCGACGTCAACGGTGTCCGAAGTGCTGGATAAGCTGAAGAATAACGAGGAAATTCCGAAGAAGCCGGTGCCGTTCATTGGGGCTACCCTGATGACAATGACGGATGAAGTGGCGAAACAGATGGGAACCGATGTGAAGGAAGGCTCCGTCGTCTCTGATATTGTCTACAAATCTCCGGCATACAATGCGGATCTTCGTCCATATGATATCATCACCGGAGCAGACGGCAAGAAATTCGTGACGAAGGAAGATCTCATCGCTTATATTCAGAAGCAGACCGTAGGTACGGTTGTTACATTTAACATCGTGCGCGACGGCAAGAATATCGATCTGAAGGTGACGATCGGCGACAAAAACGAGTTTCCTAACCTGCAGCAATAA
- a CDS encoding response regulator transcription factor: MRSGILVIDDDEKITSMLRRGLAFEGYDVYTANDGMEGLSMLLTADPDLIILDVMMPKLDGFEVCRRLREGGSTVPVLMLTAKDEVENRVKGLDTGADDYLVKPFALEELLARVRALLRRKDSTGGEAGSHRLIFEDVIMDMDSREVLRGGQRLELTAKEFELLHLFMQNPKRLLTRDLIMDKIWGYDYSGESNVLEVYIAMLRQKTEEHGGKRIIQTIRGAGYILRGDS, from the coding sequence GTGAGATCGGGAATACTGGTAATCGATGACGATGAGAAGATTACTTCCATGCTCCGCCGGGGCCTGGCATTCGAAGGGTATGACGTCTATACAGCGAATGACGGGATGGAAGGCCTGTCGATGCTGCTGACTGCAGATCCGGATTTGATCATATTGGACGTGATGATGCCGAAGCTGGACGGATTCGAGGTGTGCCGCCGGTTGAGGGAAGGGGGCAGCACGGTTCCCGTACTTATGCTGACGGCGAAAGATGAAGTGGAGAACCGGGTTAAGGGGCTGGACACCGGAGCAGACGACTATTTGGTGAAGCCGTTTGCGCTTGAGGAGCTGCTGGCCCGGGTACGCGCGCTGCTGCGGCGCAAGGATTCCACAGGAGGAGAGGCGGGAAGCCACAGGCTGATCTTCGAGGATGTCATTATGGACATGGATTCGCGCGAGGTGCTGCGCGGCGGCCAGCGGCTGGAGCTGACGGCCAAGGAGTTTGAGCTGCTGCATCTGTTCATGCAAAATCCGAAGCGGCTGCTGACGCGCGATCTGATTATGGACAAAATTTGGGGGTATGACTACAGCGGCGAATCGAACGTGCTTGAGGTGTACATTGCAATGCTCAGGCAGAAGACGGAGGAGCATGGAGGGAAGCGCATCATTCAGACGATCCGCGGCGCCGGCTACATTCTGAGAGGGGATTCCTAG
- a CDS encoding sensor histidine kinase produces the protein MSIRLRLTAWYTGILAITLIMFGASIYGIVRYNIFLEVKKKVEEHGAQIEKSQNVSLSQGLDLQMDRSQILRLEDARIFWQLNNYVKNSTRISEGMLNREMVFPVPDIDQIGKKGVFQSITINGNSYMLYERPLVYGNTIVGLLQLAADTNAENRIMDQLKTVLLFGSFITIAVASTFGLFLARQSMAPIGKVIEAANGIQKGTDLSVRIEYDGPGDEIGRLIGTVNNMLARTEGFYKELDEAYANQRRFVSDASHELRTPLTTIRGNVDLLKKIWVREGEEPGAMDEEQLRKFSLEAVSDIADESERMSRLINDMLSLARADAGQTIEKQPQLLSPIVEEVVRRANFLPRKALWLQGDLTAIQDACIDGNKDYLQQMLFIFIENAFKYTPEGQVVIDAVKSGNQVGIRIKDSGIGMDRSEIPQIFERFYRADPSRGVTQGTGLGLSIAKWIIDEHQGSVEVVTRRGEGTTFVIWLPVVFNDQPE, from the coding sequence ATGTCGATCCGGTTACGTCTAACAGCATGGTATACGGGGATTTTAGCGATTACGCTGATTATGTTCGGCGCATCGATATATGGAATAGTACGGTATAACATTTTTCTGGAAGTGAAGAAGAAGGTCGAGGAGCACGGGGCTCAGATTGAAAAATCCCAGAACGTCAGCCTGTCTCAAGGACTGGATTTGCAAATGGACCGAAGCCAAATTCTCCGTTTGGAGGATGCCCGCATCTTCTGGCAGCTGAATAACTATGTCAAAAATTCCACGCGCATTTCCGAAGGCATGCTGAACCGCGAAATGGTCTTCCCGGTTCCTGACATCGATCAGATCGGCAAAAAAGGTGTGTTTCAGAGCATTACCATCAATGGAAACTCTTATATGCTGTATGAAAGGCCGCTTGTTTACGGCAATACGATCGTCGGTCTGCTCCAGCTTGCCGCGGATACCAATGCGGAGAACCGGATCATGGATCAGCTGAAAACCGTGCTGCTGTTCGGATCATTTATTACGATTGCCGTAGCAAGCACATTCGGCTTATTCCTGGCCCGGCAGTCGATGGCGCCCATCGGCAAGGTTATCGAGGCGGCTAATGGGATTCAGAAGGGGACGGACCTGAGCGTCCGCATTGAATATGATGGACCCGGCGATGAGATCGGCAGGCTGATCGGCACCGTAAACAACATGCTGGCCCGAACAGAAGGGTTCTATAAGGAGTTGGATGAGGCGTATGCGAACCAGCGCCGCTTCGTATCCGATGCTTCGCATGAGCTGAGAACGCCGCTGACGACCATTCGGGGGAACGTTGATCTGCTGAAGAAAATCTGGGTCCGTGAGGGCGAGGAGCCGGGGGCGATGGATGAGGAGCAGCTCCGCAAATTCTCTCTGGAAGCCGTAAGCGATATCGCCGACGAGTCCGAGCGGATGAGCCGCCTGATCAATGATATGCTGTCGCTCGCCCGGGCCGATGCCGGCCAGACGATCGAGAAGCAGCCGCAGTTGCTGAGCCCGATCGTGGAGGAGGTCGTACGACGGGCCAATTTCTTGCCGCGCAAGGCTTTATGGCTGCAGGGGGATTTAACGGCCATCCAGGACGCCTGCATCGACGGCAACAAAGATTATCTGCAGCAAATGCTGTTCATTTTTATTGAGAATGCCTTTAAGTATACTCCCGAAGGGCAAGTCGTCATCGATGCAGTCAAATCGGGCAATCAGGTCGGCATCCGGATCAAGGACAGCGGAATCGGCATGGATCGCAGCGAAATTCCGCAGATTTTCGAACGCTTCTACCGGGCGGATCCATCCCGGGGAGTCACTCAGGGTACGGGGCTCGGCCTTTCTATTGCGAAGTGGATTATCGATGAGCATCAGGGCTCGGTCGAAGTGGTTACCCGGCGCGGCGAGGGAACAACTTTTGTGATCTGGCTCCCTGTTGTCTTTAATGACCAGCCGGAATAG
- a CDS encoding 4-hydroxy-3-methylbut-2-enyl diphosphate reductase, whose product MEVIKISPRGYCYGVVDAMVLARQAAKNLDLPRPIYILGMIVHNSHVTQSFEDEGIITLDGPNRLDILSQVESGTVIFTAHGVSPEVRKIARDKGLTTVDATCPDVTKTHVLIEEKVAEGYEIIYIGKKGHPEPEGAIGVAPEHVHLIEKEEEIDALNIASDRIVITNQTTMSQWDIKHIMKKLLERFPGAEIHNEICLATQVRQEAVAEQAGQADLVIVVGDPRSNNSNRLAQVSEEIAGVKAYRISDVTELKREWLEGVGKVAVTSGASTPTPITKEVIAYLEQYDPNNADTWEIVRTVNMQKLLPPVKAAKKS is encoded by the coding sequence ATGGAAGTGATCAAAATTTCGCCGCGCGGTTATTGTTACGGGGTCGTAGACGCGATGGTGCTTGCCCGGCAAGCCGCCAAGAATCTCGATTTGCCGCGGCCGATATATATACTGGGAATGATTGTCCACAACAGTCATGTGACCCAATCCTTTGAGGATGAAGGAATCATCACGCTTGACGGGCCTAACCGTCTGGATATACTCAGTCAGGTGGAGAGCGGCACGGTGATTTTTACCGCTCATGGGGTATCGCCTGAAGTGCGGAAAATCGCCCGTGATAAAGGGCTGACTACGGTTGACGCCACTTGCCCGGACGTGACCAAGACGCATGTCCTGATCGAGGAGAAGGTTGCGGAAGGGTACGAGATCATTTACATCGGCAAGAAAGGACATCCCGAGCCGGAAGGGGCGATTGGGGTTGCGCCAGAGCACGTGCATTTGATCGAGAAGGAAGAGGAGATCGATGCTTTGAATATCGCTTCGGACCGGATCGTCATCACGAACCAGACGACGATGAGCCAATGGGATATCAAGCATATCATGAAGAAGCTGCTGGAGAGGTTTCCGGGAGCAGAGATTCATAATGAAATATGCCTGGCAACCCAGGTGCGGCAGGAGGCGGTAGCCGAGCAGGCCGGGCAGGCGGATCTCGTTATCGTTGTAGGCGATCCGCGCAGCAACAACTCCAACCGTCTCGCCCAAGTGTCGGAGGAGATAGCCGGGGTAAAGGCTTACCGGATTTCCGATGTTACCGAACTGAAGCGCGAATGGCTGGAGGGAGTCGGCAAGGTGGCCGTCACCTCGGGGGCGTCTACGCCGACGCCGATTACGAAGGAGGTTATCGCTTATTTGGAGCAGTATGACCCGAATAACGCGGATACCTGGGAGATTGTACGGACGGTGAACATGCAGAAGCTGCTGCCGCCCGTGAAGGCTGCCAAGAAATCTTAA